Proteins encoded by one window of Polaribacter haliotis:
- a CDS encoding acyl-CoA thioesterase produces MNFKIEFATKWSDFDPNRHMRHTAYNDYAAEVRVRFFAAHNFSIEEFTKHNIGPILFTEETSFRKEIHLGENITVNLKLCGISENNERWKLVHEVFNEAGKLSAIIKVYGAWIDLTKRKLTVPPKETESLFLSAEKTEDFEIIPMK; encoded by the coding sequence ATGAATTTTAAAATTGAATTTGCTACAAAATGGTCGGATTTCGACCCTAACAGACACATGCGCCATACAGCTTATAATGATTATGCTGCAGAAGTTCGTGTCCGTTTTTTTGCAGCACATAATTTTTCTATCGAAGAATTTACAAAGCACAATATTGGTCCAATTCTATTTACTGAAGAAACTTCGTTCCGAAAAGAAATTCATTTAGGAGAAAATATTACTGTAAATTTAAAATTATGTGGTATTTCCGAAAATAACGAACGTTGGAAATTAGTGCACGAAGTTTTTAATGAAGCTGGGAAGTTATCTGCAATAATTAAAGTCTATGGAGCTTGGATAGATTTAACAAAAAGAAAACTTACAGTACCACCAAAAGAAACTGAAAGCTTATTTTTATCAGCTGAAAAAACTGAAGATTTCGAGATTATTCCTATGAAGTAA
- a CDS encoding M1 family metallopeptidase, which translates to MKNTVLIIFLFLGFSSAKAQGLLSERSKFTKQDTLRGSITPERIWWDLTYYHLDVEVKPDDKFISGKNTIKYTVLNEYQTLQIDLQEPLKITKVTQDDKELEVIHNGNAHFVQLLKKQQIGRTESIVVYYKGNPKEAIRAPWDGGFSWKKDKNGNHFVATSCQGLGASVWWPCKDHMYDEVENMRISVTVPENLTDISNGRLESVVDNGATKTYNWYVDNPINNYGVNINIGDYAHFSEVFYGEKGPLDMDYYVLKDNLEKAKEHFKEAPKMMKAFEHWFGPYPFYEDGYKLVEVPYLGMEHQSSVTYGNKFMQGYLGRDLSGTGWGLKFDFIIIHESGHEWFANNITYVDIADMWVHESFTNYSESLFLDYYYGKKASSEYVIGTRNGIGNKRPIIGDYLVNSGGSGDMYPKGGNLLHTLRQLVDNDEKWRMILRKMNKVFYHQTVTTQQIEAFLSKETGMDLTPFFNQYLRDIRIPKLEYSIKNNNLNYRWIDVVDGFKMPIKVTINNKEEWLEPTSNWKKRSLKSTKNDFKTDPNFYIYTKNK; encoded by the coding sequence ATGAAAAATACAGTTTTAATAATATTCCTTTTCTTAGGATTCTCATCTGCAAAAGCACAAGGATTGCTTAGCGAAAGAAGCAAGTTTACAAAACAAGATACACTTAGAGGTTCCATAACTCCAGAAAGAATTTGGTGGGATTTAACCTATTATCATTTAGATGTAGAAGTAAAACCTGATGATAAATTTATTTCAGGAAAAAATACGATTAAATATACCGTTTTAAATGAATATCAAACATTGCAAATCGATTTACAAGAACCTTTAAAAATTACTAAAGTTACACAAGATGATAAAGAATTAGAAGTTATTCATAATGGAAATGCTCATTTTGTTCAACTTCTAAAAAAGCAACAAATTGGTAGAACAGAAAGTATAGTAGTTTATTATAAAGGAAACCCAAAAGAAGCAATTAGAGCTCCTTGGGATGGAGGTTTTTCTTGGAAAAAAGATAAAAACGGAAATCATTTTGTAGCAACTTCTTGTCAAGGTTTGGGCGCAAGTGTTTGGTGGCCTTGTAAAGACCATATGTATGACGAAGTGGAGAACATGCGAATTAGTGTTACTGTACCTGAAAATTTAACAGATATTTCTAATGGAAGATTAGAAAGTGTTGTAGATAATGGGGCTACAAAAACATACAATTGGTATGTAGACAATCCAATTAATAATTATGGAGTAAATATTAATATTGGCGATTATGCTCATTTTTCTGAAGTTTTTTATGGGGAAAAAGGACCTTTAGATATGGATTATTATGTATTAAAAGACAATCTAGAGAAAGCAAAAGAACATTTTAAAGAAGCTCCAAAAATGATGAAAGCTTTCGAACATTGGTTTGGGCCTTATCCTTTTTATGAAGATGGTTACAAATTGGTAGAAGTGCCATACTTAGGGATGGAACACCAAAGTTCTGTTACATATGGAAATAAATTTATGCAAGGATATTTAGGAAGAGATTTATCTGGAACTGGTTGGGGTTTAAAGTTCGATTTTATAATTATACACGAATCTGGCCATGAATGGTTTGCGAACAATATAACTTATGTAGACATTGCAGATATGTGGGTTCATGAGAGTTTTACCAACTACTCCGAAAGTTTGTTTTTAGACTATTATTATGGTAAAAAAGCATCGTCGGAATATGTAATTGGTACAAGAAATGGAATTGGAAATAAACGCCCAATTATTGGAGATTATCTTGTAAATAGTGGTGGTTCTGGAGATATGTATCCAAAAGGTGGAAATTTATTACATACTTTAAGACAATTGGTTGATAATGATGAAAAATGGAGAATGATTCTAAGAAAAATGAACAAAGTATTCTACCATCAAACAGTTACCACACAACAAATTGAGGCTTTTTTAAGCAAAGAAACAGGAATGGATTTAACACCATTTTTCAATCAATATTTAAGAGATATAAGAATTCCTAAATTAGAATATTCTATAAAAAATAATAATTTAAATTACAGATGGATTGATGTTGTAGATGGTTTTAAAATGCCAATAAAAGTTACAATTAATAATAAGGAAGAATGGTTAGAACCTACTTCCAATTGGAAAAAAAGGAGTTTAAAATCAACAAAGAACGATTTTAAAACAGATCCTAATTTTTATATTTATACAAAAAATAAATAA
- a CDS encoding S9 family peptidase, producing MKIKVLKITVATCLSLLIFNCTKEKKQKEFTIAEYEAAAKHMDRSLYSLVYNQVSGGSFVGKNSVLYATTNKDGKRFVLVNTDSKTKEDAFDHKKLANLLSKEFDKEIKSDYLPIYGVSISNDSKTILFSANREQYSYNLDDNTISKTASKKNKAGRNEHVSPNGKLVAFIDNNNLWIRNLETNKKTQITFDGKEDYGYAINNAGWVKSDGAVLKWSPNSDKIATFQQDARDVGMMYLTSTNVGHPRLEAWKHPLPGDEKIFTIERVIIHLGKKPKTVRLKMDKDFQRGSTTDHIADWDNTLLDAQWNKEGTKFAFVSGSRDHKIAHLQIADANSGNVKSIHKEVVDTYYESGVNTENWKVLFDSNEFIWYSEKTNWGHIYLYDLATKKLKNQITTGNWLVKQVKNIDEENRQIYFSAGGKEEGNPYHNYFYKVNFDGTNLTNLTPSKGTHSVTFSEDYSILVDTYSTTTTPPVSVLRDGNGEKIMDLETADISELKANNWQKPIEFSVKARDKKTAIYGVLFLPSNYDENKKYPVLNYIYPGPQSGSVGNYGFRAVWSDFQAVAELGFAVVAVDAMGTPMRSKSFHDAYYGNMGDNGLPDNITAIKQLAQKYKGMDIDRVGIWGHSGGGFASTRAVFAYPEFYDVAVSGAGNHDNRNYEADWGEKWQGLLVEGNKKGTTNYDNQANQLIAKDLKGKLLITHGAMDNNVPPSNTMLVVEALIRANKDFDMILFPNKRHGYGDMTKYMTRKRWDYFVTHLLNAKPAKDFKLK from the coding sequence ATGAAAATAAAAGTTTTAAAAATTACAGTTGCAACTTGCTTGTCGCTTTTAATATTTAACTGCACAAAAGAAAAAAAACAAAAAGAATTTACAATAGCAGAATATGAAGCTGCTGCAAAACATATGGACAGGAGTTTATACAGTCTTGTATACAATCAAGTTTCTGGGGGGTCTTTTGTTGGAAAAAATTCAGTATTATATGCTACTACGAATAAAGATGGAAAAAGATTTGTACTGGTAAATACAGACTCTAAAACGAAAGAAGATGCTTTCGATCATAAAAAATTAGCCAATTTACTTTCTAAAGAATTCGATAAGGAAATAAAATCAGACTATTTACCAATTTATGGAGTTTCTATTTCTAATGATTCAAAAACGATATTATTTTCTGCAAATAGAGAACAATATTCTTACAATTTAGATGATAATACTATATCTAAAACAGCATCAAAAAAAAATAAAGCAGGCAGAAATGAACATGTATCTCCAAATGGGAAATTAGTAGCTTTTATCGATAATAATAATCTTTGGATTCGTAATTTAGAGACTAATAAAAAAACACAAATTACTTTCGATGGTAAAGAAGATTATGGATATGCTATCAACAATGCTGGTTGGGTTAAAAGTGATGGTGCTGTACTAAAATGGTCTCCAAATTCTGATAAAATTGCTACGTTTCAACAAGATGCAAGAGATGTTGGAATGATGTATTTAACCTCTACAAATGTTGGGCATCCAAGATTAGAGGCATGGAAACACCCACTTCCTGGAGATGAGAAAATTTTTACAATCGAAAGAGTAATAATTCATTTAGGTAAAAAACCAAAAACGGTTCGTTTAAAAATGGATAAAGATTTCCAAAGAGGTTCTACTACAGACCATATTGCGGATTGGGACAATACTTTATTAGATGCTCAATGGAATAAAGAAGGAACAAAATTTGCTTTTGTTTCTGGTTCTAGAGATCATAAAATTGCACATTTACAAATTGCAGATGCAAATTCTGGAAATGTAAAATCTATTCACAAAGAAGTAGTAGATACATATTACGAATCTGGTGTTAATACAGAAAATTGGAAAGTTTTATTCGATTCTAACGAATTTATTTGGTATTCAGAAAAAACAAATTGGGGTCATATTTATTTGTATGATTTAGCAACAAAAAAATTAAAAAACCAAATTACCACTGGAAATTGGCTCGTAAAACAAGTTAAAAATATTGATGAAGAAAATAGACAAATTTATTTTTCAGCTGGTGGAAAAGAAGAAGGAAATCCTTACCATAATTACTTTTACAAAGTAAATTTCGACGGAACAAATCTTACCAACTTAACACCTTCTAAAGGAACACATTCTGTAACTTTTTCTGAAGATTATTCTATATTAGTAGACACATATTCTACAACCACTACTCCACCAGTTTCTGTTTTAAGAGATGGAAATGGAGAAAAAATCATGGATTTAGAAACTGCAGATATTTCTGAATTAAAAGCAAATAATTGGCAAAAACCAATTGAATTTTCTGTAAAAGCAAGGGACAAAAAAACAGCTATTTATGGAGTTCTGTTTTTACCTAGTAATTATGATGAAAATAAAAAATACCCTGTTTTAAATTATATTTATCCAGGACCACAATCTGGAAGTGTTGGAAATTATGGTTTTAGAGCTGTTTGGAGTGACTTTCAAGCAGTAGCAGAACTTGGTTTCGCTGTTGTTGCTGTAGATGCAATGGGTACTCCAATGCGTTCTAAATCTTTTCATGATGCTTATTATGGAAACATGGGCGATAATGGTTTGCCAGATAATATTACCGCTATTAAACAATTAGCGCAAAAATATAAAGGAATGGATATTGATCGTGTTGGAATTTGGGGACATTCAGGTGGAGGCTTTGCATCTACAAGAGCTGTTTTTGCATATCCAGAATTTTATGATGTTGCAGTTTCAGGTGCAGGAAACCACGATAACAGAAATTACGAAGCAGATTGGGGTGAAAAATGGCAAGGACTTTTGGTAGAAGGCAATAAGAAAGGTACAACAAATTACGATAATCAAGCAAACCAATTAATTGCAAAAGATTTAAAAGGAAAATTATTAATAACACATGGTGCTATGGATAACAATGTACCTCCTTCTAACACAATGTTGGTTGTAGAGGCATTAATTAGAGCGAATAAAGATTTCGATATGATTTTATTTCCAAATAAAAGACATGGATATGGAGACATGACAAAATATATGACAAGAAAACGTTGGGATTATTTCGTTACACATCTTTTAAATGCAAAACCAGCCAAAGACTTCAAACTAAAATAA
- a CDS encoding DUF4407 domain-containing protein — translation MLKNFFITCSGVDKNLIENCSNGEQNKYAGIGATVFFTAVMATIAGSYALFTVFDTIFASIFFGLIWGLLIFNLDRFIVSTIKKSDSKWKEFLQASPRILLAVIIAIVISKPLELKLFEKEINQVLLTEKNQMTLENKTQIAEQFTPEIASINSEIEDLKQEINTQEAKTNALYEIYIAEAEGRKGTKLLGKGPVYKEKRDKHDASLLALNNLKKENAEKIKNKEADIATLIENQKNYESKTQPIIANFDGLMARINALGKLPWLPSFFIFLLFLAIETSPIFAKLISPKGEYDFKLEDNESAIKTWVKQQVDQRNQLLQADIAVNKKVYEDIATEEEIYAYKQKMARDLMKLQADSFYKKQQKML, via the coding sequence GTGCTTAAAAATTTCTTCATCACCTGTTCTGGAGTCGATAAAAACCTAATTGAAAACTGTTCTAATGGAGAACAAAACAAATATGCAGGTATTGGAGCCACTGTATTTTTTACTGCAGTTATGGCAACCATTGCTGGAAGTTATGCGCTTTTTACAGTTTTCGACACTATTTTTGCTTCTATTTTCTTTGGATTAATTTGGGGATTGTTAATATTTAATCTAGACAGATTTATAGTTTCCACAATAAAAAAATCGGATTCTAAATGGAAAGAATTCCTGCAAGCTTCTCCAAGAATTTTATTGGCTGTTATTATTGCGATTGTAATTTCTAAACCTTTAGAATTAAAATTGTTTGAGAAGGAAATAAATCAGGTTTTATTGACAGAGAAAAACCAAATGACCTTAGAAAATAAAACTCAAATTGCTGAACAATTTACGCCAGAAATTGCAAGCATAAATTCAGAAATTGAAGACTTAAAACAAGAAATTAATACCCAAGAAGCAAAAACAAATGCTTTATATGAAATATACATCGCAGAAGCTGAAGGCAGAAAAGGAACAAAATTATTAGGTAAAGGACCTGTTTATAAAGAAAAACGAGACAAACACGACGCTTCTTTATTGGCTTTAAATAATTTGAAAAAAGAAAACGCAGAAAAAATTAAAAACAAAGAAGCAGATATTGCTACTTTAATAGAAAACCAAAAAAACTACGAAAGTAAAACACAGCCCATTATTGCAAATTTCGATGGATTAATGGCAAGAATTAATGCTTTAGGCAAATTACCCTGGTTGCCATCTTTCTTTATTTTCTTATTGTTTTTAGCGATAGAAACATCACCAATTTTTGCTAAATTAATTTCACCAAAAGGCGAATATGATTTTAAATTAGAAGATAATGAATCTGCTATAAAAACTTGGGTAAAACAACAAGTAGACCAAAGAAACCAATTATTACAAGCAGACATTGCTGTTAACAAAAAAGTGTATGAAGATATTGCAACAGAGGAAGAAATATATGCTTATAAACAAAAAATGGCTCGCGATTTAATGAAATTGCAAGCCGATTCTTTTTATAAAAAACAACAAAAAATGTTGTAA
- a CDS encoding dipeptidase, with protein sequence MNSINSYIKNNKQRFLDELVDLLKIPSISADKAYKKDVLNTADFVLESLKKAGCDQVEMCETPGYPIIYGEKIIDKDLPTILVYGHYDVQPADPIELWSSPPFEPVIKKTEIHPEGAIFARGSCDDKGQMYMHVKALEYMTSTGNLPCNVKFMIEGEEEVGSESLAWFVPRNKEKLANDVILISDTGMIANDIPSITTGLRGLSYVEVEVTGPNRDLHSGLYGGAVANPINILTKMIASLHDENNRITIPGFYDNVEDLSTEERAEMSKAPFSLENYKKSIAIGDVYGEEGYSTNERNAIRPTLDVNGIWGGYIGEGAKTVIASKAYAKISMRLVPNQDWKEITELFKNHFESIAPKAVSVKVTPHHGGQGYVTPIDNIAYQAASKAYETTFGKTPIPQRSGGSIPIVALFEQELKSKTILMGFGLNSDAIHSPNEHFGVWNYLKGIETIPYFYTYFTDLHQQQ encoded by the coding sequence ATGAATTCTATAAATTCCTATATAAAAAATAACAAACAACGCTTTTTAGATGAATTAGTCGATTTATTAAAAATTCCATCTATTAGTGCAGATAAAGCATACAAAAAAGATGTGTTAAATACAGCAGATTTTGTTTTAGAAAGCTTAAAAAAAGCAGGTTGCGACCAAGTTGAAATGTGTGAAACACCAGGCTATCCAATAATCTATGGAGAAAAAATTATCGATAAAGATTTACCTACAATATTAGTTTATGGACATTATGATGTGCAACCAGCAGACCCAATAGAACTTTGGAGTTCTCCACCTTTTGAGCCTGTAATTAAGAAAACAGAAATTCATCCTGAAGGAGCCATTTTCGCAAGAGGTTCTTGTGATGATAAAGGACAAATGTATATGCACGTTAAAGCCTTGGAGTATATGACTTCTACTGGAAACTTACCTTGCAACGTAAAATTTATGATTGAAGGTGAAGAAGAAGTAGGTTCTGAAAGTTTGGCTTGGTTTGTTCCAAGAAATAAAGAAAAATTAGCCAATGATGTTATTTTAATTTCAGATACAGGAATGATTGCTAACGACATTCCGTCCATAACTACAGGTTTACGTGGTTTAAGTTATGTGGAAGTGGAAGTTACAGGACCAAATAGAGATTTACATTCTGGTTTGTATGGTGGTGCAGTTGCAAATCCAATTAATATTTTAACAAAAATGATTGCTTCTTTGCATGATGAAAACAATCGTATTACAATTCCTGGTTTTTATGATAATGTTGAAGATTTATCAACCGAGGAAAGAGCAGAAATGTCAAAAGCACCATTTTCTTTGGAGAACTATAAAAAATCTATTGCAATTGGAGATGTTTATGGAGAAGAAGGATATTCTACAAACGAAAGAAACGCTATAAGACCAACTTTAGATGTAAATGGAATTTGGGGAGGGTATATTGGTGAAGGCGCAAAAACAGTAATTGCAAGCAAAGCTTACGCTAAAATTTCGATGCGTTTGGTTCCAAATCAAGATTGGAAAGAAATTACCGAATTATTCAAAAATCATTTCGAGAGTATTGCTCCGAAAGCGGTTTCTGTAAAAGTAACTCCACATCATGGAGGGCAAGGTTATGTTACTCCTATAGATAATATCGCATATCAAGCTGCTAGCAAAGCATACGAAACCACTTTTGGTAAAACACCAATTCCACAAAGAAGTGGAGGAAGTATACCTATTGTTGCGCTTTTCGAACAAGAATTAAAAAGTAAAACTATTTTAATGGGCTTTGGTTTAAATTCGGATGCTATTCATTCTCCAAACGAGCATTTTGGTGTTTGGAATTACTTAAAAGGTATCGAAACAATTCCTTACTTTTATACTTACTTTACAGACCTACACCAACAACAATAA
- a CDS encoding peptidylprolyl isomerase, with protein sequence MRNKLILLAGIILFTSCATNKFKEKWLEKEAPATFKARFETTQGNFDIEANREWSPKGVDRLYQLIKYGYYNDVAIYRVVPNFVAQFGIHNDSLINKSWQKGIEDEPVIIKNDSMTISFARGGVNTRSNQIFINLKENHRLDKLAYSGVTGFPVVAKVIAGQENVLKFYDGYGDKLGRQQGKINKLGNVFLREKYPKVDYIKKAYFIK encoded by the coding sequence ATGAGAAATAAATTAATTCTACTAGCAGGAATCATTCTATTTACATCTTGTGCAACAAACAAGTTCAAAGAAAAATGGCTAGAAAAAGAAGCACCAGCAACTTTTAAAGCAAGATTTGAAACAACGCAAGGTAATTTCGATATTGAAGCAAACAGAGAATGGTCGCCAAAAGGTGTAGATCGTTTGTATCAATTAATTAAATACGGCTATTATAACGATGTTGCGATTTATAGAGTGGTGCCAAATTTTGTGGCTCAATTTGGTATTCATAATGACTCTCTAATCAATAAAAGTTGGCAAAAAGGAATTGAAGATGAACCTGTAATTATAAAAAACGATTCTATGACTATTTCTTTTGCTAGAGGAGGAGTAAATACGAGATCGAATCAGATTTTTATCAATTTAAAGGAAAATCATAGATTAGATAAATTGGCATATTCTGGTGTAACTGGTTTTCCTGTCGTTGCAAAAGTAATTGCTGGCCAAGAAAATGTTTTAAAGTTTTACGATGGTTATGGAGACAAATTAGGAAGACAACAAGGCAAAATCAATAAATTGGGTAATGTCTTTTTAAGAGAAAAATATCCAAAGGTAGATTATATAAAAAAGGCTTATTTTATAAAATAA
- a CDS encoding carboxy terminal-processing peptidase yields the protein MNKKNKISISILAFLMLITSVSFQANSEINIKDPNKDKILIYVLKNILTRGHFVVKDMNDDFSEKVYKNFIDGLDPSKRYFTQEDLKEFSTFKYEIDNQLLKDDVSFYNLVYGRFSEKIKDAKSYYADILAKSFNFNKNENIDVDYDNVPFANNESELIDYWRKQLKLSTLSRIQDKLEKQESKLKKDKKHKTKSFKELEKEARAEVLKNMNELYLRIEELEHEDWFSTFLNSVVGAFDPHTTYMAPRIKERFDQDMSGKLEGIGARLLKKGIYTEIFELVSGGPAWKQGDLEVGDIILEVAQGDEEPLDIVGMRLDDAIKFIKGKKGTEVRLTVKKKLDGSTEIISIIRDVVELEETFVKSTIVEKNGKKYGLIDLPRFYIDFSDSNARDSAKDMEKEIERLKSENVSGLLIDLRNNGGGSLKTAIEIAGLFITEGPVVQVKYRGQDPVVKNDVDPKMQWDGSVVVLVNELSASASEIFAAAMQDYGRAVIIGGNQTYGKGTVQSVIPINNFYPKFEDDLGAIKMTIQKFYRVNGGSTQIEGVYSDIAMPDRYSYMKFGERDLEGALVWDKVPQAKYTQTNSYQNFSEVVNNSKERIANNPKFNLINDYAKWLKKNQDNTSFSLNYKEFSDDSKKQENSAKKYKTAFEYKSNLTFNSPKYELPSLKKDSILEQKREDWHKNLAKDVYVAEALNVLSELKLKDGTQIVKN from the coding sequence ATGAACAAGAAAAATAAAATCAGTATTTCTATATTAGCTTTCCTAATGCTAATAACTAGCGTAAGTTTTCAAGCGAATAGCGAAATTAACATTAAAGATCCCAATAAAGATAAAATTCTTATTTATGTTTTAAAGAACATTCTTACCAGAGGCCATTTTGTTGTTAAAGATATGAATGACGATTTCTCTGAAAAAGTTTATAAAAATTTTATAGACGGTTTAGATCCTAGCAAACGTTATTTTACACAAGAAGATTTAAAAGAATTTTCTACATTCAAATACGAAATTGACAATCAACTTTTAAAGGATGATGTTTCTTTTTACAATTTAGTGTATGGTCGTTTTTCAGAAAAAATTAAAGATGCAAAATCTTATTACGCAGATATATTAGCAAAGTCTTTTAACTTTAATAAAAATGAAAATATAGACGTCGATTACGATAATGTTCCATTTGCAAATAATGAAAGCGAACTTATTGATTATTGGAGAAAGCAATTAAAATTAAGTACGTTAAGTAGAATTCAAGATAAACTTGAAAAACAAGAAAGTAAACTTAAAAAAGATAAAAAACACAAAACAAAATCGTTTAAAGAATTAGAAAAAGAAGCAAGAGCAGAAGTTCTAAAAAACATGAACGAATTGTATTTAAGAATCGAAGAATTAGAACACGAAGACTGGTTTTCTACTTTTTTAAATAGTGTTGTTGGCGCTTTTGACCCACACACAACATATATGGCTCCAAGAATAAAAGAACGTTTCGACCAAGACATGTCTGGGAAATTAGAAGGAATTGGAGCTCGTTTATTAAAAAAAGGAATTTATACAGAAATTTTTGAATTAGTTTCTGGAGGTCCTGCTTGGAAGCAAGGAGATTTAGAAGTTGGAGATATTATTTTAGAAGTTGCTCAAGGAGATGAAGAACCTTTGGATATTGTTGGTATGCGTTTAGATGATGCCATTAAATTTATCAAAGGAAAAAAAGGAACTGAAGTACGATTAACGGTTAAGAAAAAATTAGATGGTTCTACAGAAATAATTTCAATTATTAGAGATGTTGTAGAATTAGAAGAAACTTTTGTAAAATCTACCATTGTAGAAAAAAATGGTAAAAAATACGGTTTAATAGATTTACCAAGATTTTATATCGATTTTTCTGACAGTAATGCAAGAGATTCTGCGAAAGATATGGAGAAAGAAATTGAACGTTTAAAAAGCGAAAATGTTTCTGGTTTATTAATAGATTTAAGAAATAATGGGGGTGGCTCTTTAAAAACTGCCATCGAAATTGCTGGTTTATTTATTACTGAAGGTCCAGTTGTTCAAGTGAAATATCGTGGACAAGATCCAGTTGTTAAAAACGATGTAGATCCAAAAATGCAATGGGATGGCTCTGTTGTGGTTTTAGTAAATGAACTATCTGCTTCTGCTTCAGAAATTTTTGCTGCTGCAATGCAAGATTATGGTAGGGCTGTAATTATTGGTGGAAATCAAACGTATGGTAAAGGAACTGTGCAAAGTGTAATTCCCATTAATAATTTTTACCCAAAATTTGAAGATGATTTAGGTGCAATAAAAATGACAATTCAAAAATTCTATAGAGTTAATGGTGGTTCCACACAAATTGAAGGTGTTTATTCGGATATTGCAATGCCAGATAGATATAGTTATATGAAGTTCGGAGAGCGCGATTTAGAAGGTGCTTTGGTTTGGGATAAAGTTCCACAAGCAAAATATACACAAACAAATTCATATCAAAATTTTTCTGAAGTTGTAAATAATAGTAAAGAAAGAATTGCAAATAATCCGAAATTCAATTTAATTAACGATTATGCAAAATGGCTAAAGAAAAACCAAGACAATACTTCATTTTCTTTAAATTATAAAGAATTTTCAGATGATAGTAAGAAACAAGAAAATTCTGCAAAAAAATATAAGACAGCTTTCGAATATAAATCGAATTTAACTTTTAATTCTCCAAAATATGAGCTTCCTTCACTAAAAAAGGATTCTATTTTGGAGCAAAAAAGAGAAGATTGGCATAAAAATCTTGCTAAGGATGTATATGTTGCAGAAGCATTAAATGTGTTAAGTGAACTAAAATTAAAAGACGGTACACAAATCGTAAAAAATTAA
- a CDS encoding type I phosphomannose isomerase catalytic subunit, whose protein sequence is MKLHPLKFSPVFSYRLWGGEKLKTVLNKEYSENNIGESWEISDVENSETVVSEGPFTGKTLRNLIKEFKGDFLGNKVYQQFGTEFPLLIKFIDAKTPLSIQVHPSNEIAKERHNSFGKNEMWYVMEADEDAELIVGFDKELDKEGYKKHLDEGSILEVLHHEKVSEGDTFYIPTGRVHAIGAGVLLAEIQQTSDITYRIYDYDRVDAKTGKLRDLHNDLAIDVIDFKSHKEYKTYYETASNISNELVHSPYFKTNILIVENTITKDFSNLDSFVIYICVDGSLELKFDNEIYQLKKGETILLPASIDKIELNTVSKNSKILEVYL, encoded by the coding sequence ATGAAATTACATCCATTAAAATTTTCGCCAGTATTTAGTTATAGATTGTGGGGTGGAGAAAAATTGAAAACAGTTTTAAATAAAGAATATTCAGAAAATAATATTGGAGAATCTTGGGAAATTTCTGATGTGGAAAATAGTGAAACAGTAGTTTCTGAAGGGCCTTTTACGGGCAAAACCTTAAGAAATCTAATTAAGGAATTTAAAGGAGATTTCTTAGGAAATAAAGTTTACCAACAATTCGGGACAGAATTTCCTTTATTGATAAAATTTATTGATGCAAAAACACCTTTGTCTATTCAAGTGCATCCAAGTAACGAAATTGCTAAAGAACGACACAATTCATTTGGAAAAAATGAAATGTGGTATGTAATGGAAGCTGATGAAGACGCAGAACTTATTGTTGGTTTTGATAAAGAATTAGATAAAGAAGGATATAAAAAACATTTAGATGAAGGTTCTATTTTAGAAGTTTTACACCATGAAAAAGTTTCTGAAGGTGATACTTTTTATATTCCTACAGGAAGAGTGCATGCCATTGGAGCAGGCGTTTTATTGGCGGAAATTCAGCAAACCTCAGATATTACATACCGAATTTACGATTATGATAGAGTAGATGCTAAAACTGGTAAATTAAGAGATTTACATAACGATTTAGCTATAGATGTTATCGATTTTAAATCTCATAAAGAGTATAAGACTTATTACGAAACAGCATCGAATATTTCTAATGAATTAGTGCATTCGCCTTACTTTAAAACAAATATTTTAATTGTCGAAAATACAATTACAAAAGACTTCTCAAATTTAGATTCTTTTGTAATTTATATTTGTGTAGATGGATCTCTTGAACTAAAATTCGATAACGAAATTTATCAACTTAAAAAAGGAGAAACAATTTTATTACCTGCTTCCATAGATAAAATAGAGTTAAATACAGTATCTAAAAACAGCAAGATTTTAGAAGTTTATCTATAA